One window of Candidatus Mycobacterium wuenschmannii genomic DNA carries:
- a CDS encoding sugar phosphate isomerase/epimerase family protein — translation MRPAIKVGLSTASVYPMKTEAAFEFAANLGYDGVELMVWGESVSQDIDAVAKLSRKYRMPVLSVHAPCLLISQRVWGANPIAKLDRSVQAAEQLGAQTVVVHPPFRWQRRYVEGFTEQVAELEASSDVLVAVENMFPFRTDRFFPGQTKERMRRRGGGPGPGISAFAPSYDPLDGNHAHYTLDLSHSATAGTDAIDMAERMGDGLVHLHLCDGTGLPADEHLAPGRGTQPTVEVCQMLATSDFAGHVVLEVSTSSARSVHEREAILVESLQFARKNLLR, via the coding sequence GTGCGCCCCGCAATCAAGGTCGGACTGTCGACGGCCTCGGTCTATCCGATGAAGACCGAGGCCGCCTTCGAATTCGCAGCCAACCTCGGCTACGACGGCGTCGAGTTGATGGTGTGGGGCGAGTCCGTCAGCCAGGACATCGACGCGGTGGCCAAACTGTCGCGGAAGTACCGGATGCCGGTGCTGTCCGTGCACGCGCCGTGCCTGCTGATTTCGCAGCGGGTGTGGGGCGCCAACCCGATCGCCAAACTGGACCGCAGCGTGCAGGCCGCCGAGCAACTCGGCGCGCAGACCGTCGTCGTGCATCCGCCGTTTCGCTGGCAGCGGCGCTACGTCGAGGGCTTCACCGAGCAGGTTGCGGAGTTGGAGGCCTCCAGCGACGTGCTGGTCGCCGTGGAAAACATGTTCCCGTTCCGCACCGACCGGTTCTTCCCGGGCCAGACCAAGGAGCGGATGCGCCGTCGCGGTGGCGGTCCCGGGCCGGGCATCTCGGCGTTCGCGCCGTCCTACGACCCGTTGGACGGCAACCACGCGCACTACACGCTGGACCTGTCGCACTCCGCGACCGCGGGCACCGATGCCATCGACATGGCCGAGCGGATGGGCGACGGCCTGGTGCACCTGCACCTGTGCGACGGCACCGGCCTGCCCGCGGACGAGCATCTGGCGCCGGGCCGTGGCACCCAGCCGACGGTCGAGGTGTGCCAGATGCTGGCGACGAGTGACTTCGCCGGCCACGTCGTGCTGGAGGTGTCGACGTCGTCGGCGCGCTCGGTGCACGAGCGGGAGGCCATCCTGGTCGAGTCGCTGCAATTCGCGCGTAAGAACCTATTGCGTTGA
- a CDS encoding thioesterase family protein yields the protein MTAPFTEAMQLREIETDGVQSVYEGELNKIWTIGPKVHGGVMVALCANAARSAHGGPVEPVAISASFLSAPDPGPMRLLTSMRKRGRRISVVDVELIQGDRAAVHAVVTLGEPEHMAPPLLSANPAVGLMDPEPPAEIAAVEPGHRLRGLVNLAEGCDIRTLDSTLGLSTDGKPPVIQNWVRPRDVAPDVLFALMCGDISAPVSFAVDRTGWAPTVQLTSYLRGLPADGWLRVVCTCVQIGQDWFDEDHTVVDSTGRIIVQSRQLAMVPAAR from the coding sequence TTGACCGCGCCATTCACCGAGGCGATGCAGCTTCGCGAAATCGAGACCGACGGCGTCCAGAGTGTCTACGAGGGCGAGCTGAACAAGATCTGGACGATCGGACCCAAGGTGCACGGCGGGGTGATGGTGGCGTTGTGCGCCAACGCCGCTCGCAGCGCCCACGGCGGACCCGTTGAGCCAGTGGCGATTTCGGCCAGCTTCCTGTCGGCACCCGATCCCGGCCCGATGCGGCTGCTCACCTCGATGCGCAAACGCGGTCGCCGGATCAGCGTCGTCGACGTCGAGCTCATCCAGGGGGACCGCGCCGCCGTACACGCCGTCGTCACGCTGGGGGAGCCGGAGCACATGGCGCCGCCGCTGCTGTCGGCGAACCCCGCCGTCGGCCTGATGGATCCCGAACCGCCCGCCGAGATCGCGGCCGTCGAACCCGGTCACCGGCTGCGCGGGTTGGTCAACCTGGCCGAGGGCTGCGACATCCGGACGCTCGACTCGACGCTGGGCTTGTCCACCGACGGCAAGCCGCCGGTGATCCAGAACTGGGTGCGGCCCCGCGACGTGGCTCCCGACGTGCTGTTCGCGCTGATGTGCGGCGACATCTCGGCGCCGGTCAGCTTCGCCGTCGACCGCACCGGTTGGGCGCCCACGGTCCAGCTGACGTCGTATCTGCGGGGTCTGCCGGCCGACGGGTGGCTGCGGGTGGTCTGCACCTGCGTGCAGATCGGTCAGGACTGGTTCGACGAGGACCACACCGTCGTCGATTCGACCGGCCGCATCATCGTGCAGAGCCGCCAGCTGGCGATGGTGCCCGCGGCCCGCTGA
- a CDS encoding IS30 family transposase, which translates to MAGQPQVLSVQRRFWVLIADGWSSEDAGAAVGVSATCGRKWFRRFGGVNPRMHEPQGRIRPRLSPSEREQIMIGTSQSESIRSIAGRLGRAPSTIMREIAINGAARNRTGRYRALHRFGAYRGGWDAQSGYSARIAQRRSEERARRPKAGKLARCPGLHDKVQTLLLKKYSPEQIAGELATMYPNRPEMQVSHETIYRSLYVQGRGELRRELTQCLRTGRGLRKPRNRVRAADGRGRIPGMVNISERPAEAADRAVPGHWEGDLIIGKNQASQIGTLVERSTGYVRLLHLPASRSAEMVADAMIAAITELPPTLRRTVTWDQGHEMAQHARISLAADIEIYFCDPHSPWQRGSNENTNGLLRQYFPKGTDLSIHSAEHLSFVADELNGRPRKRFGWDNPTNRLNALLSAPTETTVATKP; encoded by the coding sequence ATGGCCGGGCAGCCTCAGGTGTTGTCGGTGCAGCGTCGGTTTTGGGTGTTGATTGCTGATGGGTGGTCGTCGGAAGATGCCGGCGCTGCGGTCGGCGTGTCGGCGACGTGTGGCAGGAAGTGGTTCCGCAGATTTGGTGGTGTGAATCCACGAATGCACGAGCCGCAGGGCCGAATTCGGCCGCGGCTGTCACCAAGTGAGCGTGAGCAGATCATGATCGGTACCTCGCAGAGCGAGTCGATCCGCTCGATCGCTGGTCGGTTGGGGCGGGCGCCGTCGACGATCATGCGTGAGATCGCTATCAACGGTGCTGCGCGCAATCGCACAGGCCGCTATCGGGCCCTGCATCGGTTCGGCGCTTACCGTGGTGGCTGGGATGCTCAGTCGGGTTATTCGGCGCGGATCGCTCAGCGCCGCAGCGAAGAGCGGGCGCGTCGCCCCAAGGCTGGCAAGCTGGCCCGCTGCCCGGGGTTGCACGACAAGGTGCAAACGTTGTTGCTCAAGAAGTACAGCCCCGAACAGATCGCCGGCGAGCTAGCCACGATGTATCCCAACCGTCCGGAGATGCAGGTGTCCCACGAGACCATTTACAGGTCGCTGTACGTGCAAGGACGCGGTGAGCTGCGTCGCGAGCTGACCCAATGCCTACGCACCGGGCGTGGGCTGCGCAAACCCCGTAACAGAGTCCGCGCCGCTGACGGTCGTGGCCGTATTCCGGGCATGGTCAACATCTCTGAGCGCCCCGCTGAGGCCGCCGACCGGGCCGTGCCTGGGCATTGGGAGGGTGATCTGATCATCGGTAAAAACCAGGCCTCCCAGATCGGCACCCTTGTCGAACGCTCCACGGGCTATGTGCGCCTGCTACATCTGCCCGCCAGCCGCAGCGCTGAAATGGTCGCTGACGCCATGATCGCCGCGATCACCGAACTGCCGCCCACCCTGCGTCGCACCGTGACCTGGGACCAAGGTCACGAGATGGCCCAGCACGCCAGGATCAGCCTCGCCGCGGACATTGAGATCTATTTCTGCGACCCGCATTCACCCTGGCAGCGAGGCAGTAACGAAAACACCAATGGCCTGTTGCGGCAATACTTTCCAAAGGGAACCGACCTGTCGATCCACTCGGCTGAACACCTCAGCTTCGTCGCCGACGAACTCAACGGTCGCCCACGGAAACGATTCGGCTGGGACAACCCCACCAACCGCCTCAACGCACTACTGTCAGCCCCGACAGAAACCACTGTTGCAACCAAACCTTGA
- the proC gene encoding pyrroline-5-carboxylate reductase, whose translation MARIALVGGGSMGEALLSGLLRAGRQVKDLVVAEKSPDRARYLADTYGVLVTSLPDAVENATFVIIAVKPSDVGSVIGDIGKVAAAAAHDSPDQVFITVAAGVTTAYLESKLLAGTPVVRVMPNAPALVGAGISAMAAGRFATPEQLKEVAALFDSVGAVLTVSEEHMDAVTAVSGSGPAYIFLMIEALVDAGVGAGLSRAVSTELVAQTVAGSAALLLDRMEQDRGTGADSRRDLSLDTTAARLRAIVTSPGGTTAAALRELEKHGLRAAVDEAVRAAKTRSEQLRITSE comes from the coding sequence ATGGCCAGAATCGCGCTCGTCGGTGGGGGAAGCATGGGCGAGGCCCTGCTGTCGGGCTTGCTGCGGGCCGGACGGCAGGTCAAGGACCTGGTGGTGGCCGAGAAGAGCCCCGACCGGGCCCGCTACCTGGCCGACACCTACGGCGTGCTGGTGACGTCGCTGCCCGATGCCGTCGAGAACGCGACGTTCGTGATCATCGCCGTCAAGCCCTCCGACGTCGGTTCGGTGATCGGTGACATCGGCAAGGTCGCCGCGGCGGCCGCGCACGACAGCCCCGATCAGGTGTTCATCACCGTTGCGGCCGGCGTCACGACGGCCTACCTGGAATCCAAGCTGCTGGCCGGCACTCCGGTGGTCCGGGTGATGCCCAATGCGCCGGCGTTGGTCGGGGCGGGGATCAGTGCCATGGCCGCCGGCCGTTTTGCGACCCCTGAACAGCTCAAGGAGGTCGCGGCGCTGTTCGACTCGGTGGGGGCGGTGCTGACGGTCTCCGAGGAGCACATGGACGCCGTCACGGCCGTCTCGGGCTCGGGCCCAGCGTATATCTTCCTGATGATCGAGGCGTTGGTGGACGCCGGAGTCGGAGCGGGGCTGAGTCGCGCGGTGTCGACGGAGCTCGTCGCGCAAACTGTGGCAGGTTCGGCGGCCCTTTTGCTGGACCGGATGGAACAGGACCGCGGAACGGGCGCGGACTCGCGGCGCGACCTGTCGCTGGACACCACTGCGGCCCGGCTGCGGGCCATTGTCACCTCGCCCGGCGGCACAACCGCCGCTGCGCTGCGGGAATTGGAAAAGCACGGTTTGCGAGCGGCCGTCGACGAGGCGGTGCGAGCCGCGAAAACACGCTCTGAGCAGCTAAGAATTACATCCGAGTAA
- a CDS encoding cell division/environmental response transcriptional regulator has translation MTSMNGPSAGGKAGRDTGSADGQQPRTQFLTVAEVAALMRVSKMTVYRLVHNGELPAVRVGRSFRVHAKAVHDMLESSYFDAG, from the coding sequence ATGACGTCTATGAACGGGCCATCGGCTGGCGGTAAGGCGGGACGAGACACGGGTTCCGCCGACGGCCAGCAGCCCCGGACGCAATTCCTGACCGTTGCGGAAGTGGCAGCACTGATGCGGGTCAGCAAGATGACGGTCTACCGGCTGGTGCACAACGGCGAACTGCCTGCGGTCCGCGTCGGCCGGTCCTTCCGTGTGCACGCCAAGGCCGTGCACGACATGCTGGAGAGCTCCTACTTCGACGCCGGCTAG
- a CDS encoding 30S ribosomal protein bS22 encodes MGSVIKKRRKRMSKKKHRKLLRRTRVQRRKLGK; translated from the coding sequence ATGGGTTCAGTAATCAAGAAGCGGCGTAAGCGGATGTCGAAGAAGAAGCACCGTAAGCTGCTTCGCCGCACGCGGGTGCAGCGCAGAAAACTCGGTAAGTAA
- a CDS encoding SDR family oxidoreductase, which produces MDSSGGQSGTGTDAAHSPKIVLVTGACRFLGGYLTARLAQNPSIDRVIAVDAVAPSKDMLRRMGRAEFVRADIRNPFVAKVIRNGDVDTVVHAAAASFAPRAGGGAALKEINVLGAMQLFAACQKAPSVRRVVLKSTSEVYGSSQHDPVLFTEDSSSRRPFREGFPKDSLDIEGYTRGLGRRRPDISVTILRLANMIGPAMETTLSRYLAGPLVPTVLGRDARLQLLHEQDALGAMERAVMAGKPGTFNIGASGIIMLSQAIRRAGRVALPVPGFGLAALDSLRKANRYLDINREQLDYLSYGRVMDTTRMEQELEYHPKWSTAEAFDDYVRGRGLTPIIDPEWVRSIEGRAVAAVQRFGGRATIN; this is translated from the coding sequence GTGGATTCGTCGGGCGGTCAATCAGGTACCGGCACCGATGCCGCGCACTCTCCCAAGATCGTGCTGGTCACTGGCGCATGCCGATTCCTGGGCGGGTATCTGACCGCTCGGCTCGCGCAGAACCCGTCGATCGACCGGGTGATCGCCGTCGACGCCGTCGCGCCCAGCAAGGACATGTTGCGCCGGATGGGTCGCGCCGAGTTCGTGCGCGCCGACATCCGCAATCCCTTTGTCGCCAAGGTGATCCGAAACGGCGACGTCGACACCGTGGTGCATGCGGCGGCCGCGTCGTTCGCGCCGCGCGCCGGTGGGGGAGCGGCGCTCAAGGAAATCAACGTGCTCGGGGCGATGCAGTTGTTCGCCGCCTGCCAGAAGGCGCCGTCGGTGCGACGCGTCGTGCTGAAGTCGACGTCGGAGGTCTACGGGTCCAGCCAGCACGACCCGGTGCTGTTCACCGAGGACAGCAGCAGCCGTCGGCCGTTCCGCGAAGGATTTCCCAAGGACAGCCTCGACATCGAGGGCTACACCCGTGGGCTCGGCCGGCGCCGACCGGACATCTCGGTCACCATTCTGCGGCTGGCCAACATGATTGGTCCGGCGATGGAAACCACGCTCTCGCGCTACCTGGCCGGGCCACTGGTGCCGACGGTGCTCGGCCGCGACGCGCGCTTGCAACTGTTACACGAGCAGGATGCGCTCGGCGCGATGGAGCGGGCGGTGATGGCCGGCAAGCCCGGCACCTTCAACATCGGCGCCAGCGGCATCATCATGCTCTCCCAAGCGATTCGACGGGCGGGCCGAGTTGCGTTGCCGGTACCGGGATTTGGGCTCGCGGCGCTCGATTCGCTGCGCAAGGCGAACCGCTATCTGGACATCAACCGCGAGCAACTCGACTACCTGAGCTACGGCCGAGTGATGGACACCACGCGGATGGAACAGGAGCTCGAATACCACCCCAAGTGGTCGACTGCGGAGGCTTTTGACGATTACGTTCGCGGCCGAGGTTTGACTCCCATTATCGACCCTGAATGGGTACGCTCCATTGAAGGTCGGGCCGTAGCCGCAGTGCAGCGCTTTGGTGGCCGGGCCACAATCAACTAG
- a CDS encoding lysophospholipid acyltransferase family protein: protein MASDSKAKVIPLHGNSSRAAAQRRAGSRTQATRQHPSLLSEPDSRASADEIAAVVREIDQHRRGAEAEQSGNELVQKVSAVADFLRHRLAGDYRVDEFGFDPHFNDAIVRPLLRFFFKSWFRVEVSGIENLPDTGAGLVVANHAGVLPFDGLMASVAVHDEHPAHRDLRLLAADMVFDLPVVSATARKAGHTMACTADAHRLLAAGELTAVFPEGYKGLGKRFKDRYKLQRFGRGGFVAAALRAKAPIIPCSIVGSEEIYPMLTDVRMLARVFGLPYFPITPLFPLAGPAGLVPLPSKWHIAFGEPIDTAHYDGADAEDPMVTFELTDQVRETIQQTLYQLLAGRRNMFFG, encoded by the coding sequence ATGGCGAGCGACTCAAAAGCGAAAGTTATTCCGCTGCACGGGAATTCAAGCCGTGCGGCGGCTCAGCGTCGTGCCGGGAGCCGCACCCAGGCCACCCGCCAGCACCCCTCCCTGCTGTCTGAACCCGACAGCCGCGCCTCGGCCGACGAGATCGCCGCCGTCGTCCGCGAAATCGACCAGCACCGCCGTGGTGCCGAGGCCGAACAGTCGGGCAACGAACTCGTGCAGAAGGTCAGTGCGGTCGCCGACTTCCTGCGGCACCGGCTCGCCGGCGACTACCGCGTCGATGAGTTCGGTTTCGACCCGCACTTCAACGACGCGATCGTCCGCCCGCTGCTGCGGTTCTTCTTCAAGTCGTGGTTCCGGGTCGAGGTCAGCGGCATCGAAAACCTGCCCGACACGGGCGCTGGCCTCGTGGTGGCCAACCATGCCGGCGTGCTGCCGTTCGACGGGTTGATGGCGTCGGTCGCCGTGCACGACGAGCATCCCGCCCACCGCGATCTCCGACTTCTGGCCGCTGACATGGTGTTTGACCTTCCGGTGGTGAGCGCGACGGCGCGCAAGGCCGGCCACACCATGGCGTGCACGGCCGATGCGCACCGACTGCTGGCCGCGGGCGAGCTGACCGCGGTGTTCCCCGAGGGCTACAAGGGCCTGGGTAAGCGCTTCAAAGATCGCTACAAACTGCAGCGGTTCGGCCGCGGTGGTTTCGTGGCGGCCGCGCTGCGCGCAAAGGCGCCGATCATCCCGTGCTCGATCGTCGGATCGGAAGAGATCTACCCGATGCTGACCGACGTGCGGATGCTGGCTCGGGTCTTCGGGCTGCCGTACTTCCCGATCACGCCGCTGTTCCCGCTGGCCGGTCCGGCCGGGCTGGTGCCGCTGCCGTCGAAGTGGCACATCGCTTTTGGCGAACCGATCGACACCGCGCACTACGACGGCGCCGACGCCGAAGACCCGATGGTCACCTTCGAGCTGACCGACCAGGTGCGCGAGACCATCCAGCAGACGCTGTATCAGCTGCTGGCGGGCCGCCGCAATATGTTCTTCGGCTGA
- a CDS encoding cyclopropane mycolic acid synthase family methyltransferase encodes MSADLEPHFDDIQSHYDLSDDFYRLFLDPSQTYSCAYFERDDMTLEEAQRAKVDLSLGKLGLEPGMTLLDVGCGWGATLRRAIEKYDVNVIGLTLSKNQAEHVQKSFDALDTERSREVRLNGWEQFHEPVDRIVSIGAFEHFGFERYDDFFKMAWDALPAGGTMMLHTIVVPSDEELAERGIKITMTRARFALFMMREIFPGGRLPTVAIVEEHAKKQGFELKLVQPLRLHYARTLDFWSEALRGRKDEAIEIQSEEVYERYMKYLTGCAELFREGACDVAQFTLVKPAK; translated from the coding sequence ATGAGCGCTGATCTCGAACCACATTTCGACGACATCCAGTCGCACTACGACCTGTCCGACGACTTCTATCGGCTCTTCCTAGACCCGAGTCAAACCTACAGCTGTGCGTACTTCGAGCGCGACGACATGACGCTCGAAGAGGCGCAGCGGGCAAAGGTCGACCTGTCGCTCGGCAAACTCGGCCTGGAGCCCGGCATGACGCTGCTCGACGTGGGTTGTGGCTGGGGGGCCACGCTGCGCCGCGCAATCGAGAAGTACGACGTCAACGTGATCGGCCTGACGCTGTCGAAGAACCAGGCCGAGCACGTCCAGAAGTCCTTCGACGCGCTCGACACCGAACGCTCCCGAGAGGTGCGGCTGAACGGCTGGGAGCAGTTCCACGAGCCGGTCGACCGCATCGTCTCGATCGGCGCGTTCGAGCACTTCGGCTTCGAGCGTTACGACGACTTCTTCAAGATGGCGTGGGACGCGCTGCCGGCCGGCGGCACCATGATGTTGCACACCATCGTCGTGCCGAGCGACGAGGAATTGGCCGAACGCGGCATCAAGATCACGATGACCCGCGCGCGGTTCGCCCTGTTCATGATGCGGGAGATCTTCCCCGGGGGTCGGCTGCCGACAGTGGCCATCGTCGAGGAGCACGCGAAGAAGCAGGGCTTCGAGCTCAAGCTCGTCCAGCCGCTGCGGCTGCACTACGCGCGCACCCTGGATTTCTGGTCGGAGGCGTTGCGGGGCCGCAAGGACGAGGCCATCGAGATCCAGTCCGAAGAGGTCTACGAGCGTTACATGAAGTACCTGACGGGGTGCGCCGAGTTGTTCCGCGAGGGCGCCTGCGACGTTGCGCAGTTCACCCTGGTCAAGCCCGCGAAGTAA
- a CDS encoding FAS1-like dehydratase domain-containing protein: MSLPAGTEGLIGTHYRYPDYFEVGREKVREFADSISNDHPLHHSEEAAAEYGYDAIVAPLTFLAVAGRRVQLDVFTKFDIPINLARVLHRDQKFVFHRPIKTGDRLYFDTYLDSVIESHGTVIAEIRSEVTDEAGEPIITSIVTMLGESSNPDANAEATIAAIASIRAGA; the protein is encoded by the coding sequence ATGTCATTGCCCGCAGGCACCGAAGGCCTGATCGGCACGCACTACCGATACCCCGATTACTTCGAGGTCGGTCGCGAGAAGGTTCGCGAATTCGCTGACTCCATCAGCAACGATCACCCGCTTCACCACTCTGAAGAGGCTGCCGCCGAATACGGCTACGACGCCATCGTGGCGCCGCTCACATTCCTCGCGGTGGCCGGGCGACGCGTTCAGTTGGACGTCTTCACCAAGTTCGACATCCCCATCAATCTGGCCCGGGTGCTGCACCGCGACCAGAAATTCGTCTTTCACCGGCCGATCAAGACCGGCGACCGGCTGTATTTCGACACCTACCTGGACTCTGTCATCGAGTCGCACGGCACGGTGATCGCCGAGATCCGCAGCGAAGTCACAGACGAGGCCGGCGAACCCATCATCACGAGCATCGTCACCATGCTCGGCGAGTCGTCGAACCCCGACGCGAACGCCGAGGCGACGATCGCAGCAATTGCTTCTATCCGAGCCGGGGCCTAG
- a CDS encoding HAD family hydrolase, which yields MTAPGGPGTEEPGPTAEPDPAEQQFQTLAANASAERALEDVDAGEKPEQPPVDLTAAAFFDVDNTLVQGSSLVHFGRGLASRKYFTYRDVLGFVYAQAKFQVLGKENSNDVAAGRRKALAFIEGRPTAELMQLGEEVYDEIIAEKIWEGTRDLAQMHLDAGQQVWLVTATPYELAITIARRLGLTGALGTVAESEDGIFTGRLVGDILHGPGKAHAVRSLAIREGLNLKRCTAYSDSYNDVPLLSLVGTAVAINPDAALRDYARKRGWEIRDFRTARKAARIGVPSALALGAAGGALAAVASRRQSR from the coding sequence GTGACCGCTCCCGGCGGCCCGGGCACTGAAGAACCCGGCCCCACCGCAGAACCCGACCCCGCTGAGCAGCAATTCCAGACGCTGGCTGCCAATGCCAGCGCCGAGCGGGCGCTGGAGGACGTCGACGCAGGAGAAAAACCCGAGCAGCCGCCCGTCGACCTCACCGCGGCGGCCTTCTTCGATGTCGACAACACCCTGGTGCAGGGCTCGTCGCTGGTCCACTTCGGCCGCGGTCTGGCTTCTCGCAAGTACTTCACCTACCGCGACGTCCTCGGATTCGTCTACGCGCAGGCCAAGTTTCAGGTCCTCGGCAAGGAGAACAGCAACGACGTCGCGGCTGGGCGCCGCAAAGCGCTCGCATTCATCGAAGGCCGCCCGACCGCCGAGCTGATGCAACTCGGCGAAGAGGTCTACGACGAGATCATCGCCGAGAAGATCTGGGAGGGCACCCGTGATCTCGCCCAGATGCACCTCGACGCCGGCCAACAGGTGTGGCTCGTCACGGCCACCCCGTACGAGCTCGCGATCACCATCGCCCGTCGCCTCGGACTGACCGGCGCGCTGGGCACCGTCGCCGAATCGGAGGACGGGATCTTCACCGGCCGCCTCGTCGGCGACATCCTGCACGGCCCGGGCAAGGCGCACGCCGTTCGCTCGCTGGCCATCCGCGAGGGCCTCAACCTCAAGCGCTGCACCGCCTACTCCGACAGCTATAACGACGTGCCGCTGCTCTCCCTCGTCGGTACCGCGGTGGCCATCAACCCCGACGCCGCACTCAGGGACTACGCCCGCAAACGAGGCTGGGAAATCCGCGACTTCCGGACTGCCCGAAAAGCCGCGCGGATCGGCGTACCGTCGGCTTTGGCTCTGGGCGCGGCGGGCGGCGCACTGGCTGCGGTGGCATCGAGGCGGCAATCCCGCTGA